A region from the Acyrthosiphon pisum isolate AL4f chromosome A1, pea_aphid_22Mar2018_4r6ur, whole genome shotgun sequence genome encodes:
- the LOC100169176 gene encoding synaptogyrin homolog 1 isoform X3: MDTGPQAYGAGKVGGEFNIQNFVRKPHVFVRLLSLLFGLIVYFCASSGSWTTDVKTNEEVCMFKLKSFGCHIGGVVGFTSVIGAAVFVGGEYYFENVPSVKSRKHYVLIDLGFSCLWSFWNFLLFIYLADAWGNTPDFPDSISTANPTTAIYFALFATFSWGTSAYFSYQRYNMGVDPAFISSFEADQFGAYDETQNNSNNECEYQTQAY; the protein is encoded by the exons ATGGATACTGGTCCGCAAGCCTACGGGGCCGGCAAAGTCGGCGGCGAGTTCAACATCCAAAACTTTGTCCGCAAGCCGCACGTGTTCGTCAGGCTGTTGTCGTTG TTGTTTGGTTTGATCGTGTATTTTTGTGCATCATCTGGCTCATGGACTACAGACGTAAAAACCAACGAAGAAGTATGCATGTTCAAGCTTAAGAGTTTTGGATGTCACATTGGCGGCGTGGTGGGCTTCACGTCAGTGATCGGAGCAGCTGTATTCGTCGGCGGCGAGTATTATTTCGAAAACGTGCCATCGGTAAAAAGTCGTAAACATTACGTGCTCATCGACCTTGGATTCTCGT gTCTATGGTcgttttggaattttttacttttcatttaTCTAGCTGACGCATGGGGTAATACACCCGATTTCCCTGATTCAATCAGCACTGCCAATCCAACCACTGCcatttattttgcattatttgCTACTTTTTCTTGG GGGACTTCTGCATACTTCTCATACCAAAGATATAATATGGGTGTTGATCCAGCATTTATATCATCTTTTGAAGCCGATCAATTTGGAGCGTACGATGAAACGcaaaataacagtaacaatGAAT gtgaaTATCAAACTCAAGCTTACTAA
- the LOC100169176 gene encoding synaptogyrin homolog 1 isoform X1, translating into MDTGPQAYGAGKVGGEFNIQNFVRKPHVFVRLLSLLFGLIVYFCASSGSWTTDVKTNEEVCMFKLKSFGCHIGGVVGFTSVIGAAVFVGGEYYFENVPSVKSRKHYVLIDLGFSCLWSFWNFLLFIYLADAWGNTPDFPDSISTANPTTAIYFALFATFSWGTSAYFSYQRYNMGVDPAFISSFEADQFGAYDETQNNSNNECPFNNQMSGEYQTQAY; encoded by the exons ATGGATACTGGTCCGCAAGCCTACGGGGCCGGCAAAGTCGGCGGCGAGTTCAACATCCAAAACTTTGTCCGCAAGCCGCACGTGTTCGTCAGGCTGTTGTCGTTG TTGTTTGGTTTGATCGTGTATTTTTGTGCATCATCTGGCTCATGGACTACAGACGTAAAAACCAACGAAGAAGTATGCATGTTCAAGCTTAAGAGTTTTGGATGTCACATTGGCGGCGTGGTGGGCTTCACGTCAGTGATCGGAGCAGCTGTATTCGTCGGCGGCGAGTATTATTTCGAAAACGTGCCATCGGTAAAAAGTCGTAAACATTACGTGCTCATCGACCTTGGATTCTCGT gTCTATGGTcgttttggaattttttacttttcatttaTCTAGCTGACGCATGGGGTAATACACCCGATTTCCCTGATTCAATCAGCACTGCCAATCCAACCACTGCcatttattttgcattatttgCTACTTTTTCTTGG GGGACTTCTGCATACTTCTCATACCAAAGATATAATATGGGTGTTGATCCAGCATTTATATCATCTTTTGAAGCCGATCAATTTGGAGCGTACGATGAAACGcaaaataacagtaacaatGAATGTCCGTTTAATAATCAGATGTCTG gtgaaTATCAAACTCAAGCTTACTAA
- the LOC100169176 gene encoding synaptogyrin homolog 1 isoform X2, whose protein sequence is MDTGPQAYGAGKVGGEFNIQNFVRKPHVFVRLLSLLFGLIVYFCASSGSWTTDVKTNEEVCMFKLKSFGCHIGGVVGFTSVIGAAVFVGGEYYFENVPSVKSRKHYVLIDLGFSCLWSFWNFLLFIYLADAWGNTPDFPDSISTANPTTAIYFALFATFSWGTSAYFSYQRYNMGVDPAFISSFEADQFGAYDETQNNSNNECPFNNQMSGII, encoded by the exons ATGGATACTGGTCCGCAAGCCTACGGGGCCGGCAAAGTCGGCGGCGAGTTCAACATCCAAAACTTTGTCCGCAAGCCGCACGTGTTCGTCAGGCTGTTGTCGTTG TTGTTTGGTTTGATCGTGTATTTTTGTGCATCATCTGGCTCATGGACTACAGACGTAAAAACCAACGAAGAAGTATGCATGTTCAAGCTTAAGAGTTTTGGATGTCACATTGGCGGCGTGGTGGGCTTCACGTCAGTGATCGGAGCAGCTGTATTCGTCGGCGGCGAGTATTATTTCGAAAACGTGCCATCGGTAAAAAGTCGTAAACATTACGTGCTCATCGACCTTGGATTCTCGT gTCTATGGTcgttttggaattttttacttttcatttaTCTAGCTGACGCATGGGGTAATACACCCGATTTCCCTGATTCAATCAGCACTGCCAATCCAACCACTGCcatttattttgcattatttgCTACTTTTTCTTGG GGGACTTCTGCATACTTCTCATACCAAAGATATAATATGGGTGTTGATCCAGCATTTATATCATCTTTTGAAGCCGATCAATTTGGAGCGTACGATGAAACGcaaaataacagtaacaatGAATGTCCGTTTAATAATCAGATGTCTGGTATAATAtag
- the LOC100169176 gene encoding synaptogyrin homolog 1 (The RefSeq protein has 1 frameshift compared to this genomic sequence), which produces MDTGPQAYGAGKVGGEFNIQNFVRKPHVFVRLLSLLFGLIVYFCASSGSWTTDVKTNEEVCMFKLKSFGCHIGGVVGFTSVIGAAVFVGGEYYFENVPSVKSRNITCSSTLDSRVYGRFGIFYFSFI; this is translated from the exons ATGGATACTGGTCCGCAAGCCTACGGGGCCGGCAAAGTCGGCGGCGAGTTCAACATCCAAAACTTTGTCCGCAAGCCGCACGTGTTCGTCAGGCTGTTGTCGTTG TTGTTTGGTTTGATCGTGTATTTTTGTGCATCATCTGGCTCATGGACTACAGACGTAAAAACCAACGAAGAAGTATGCATGTTCAAGCTTAAGAGTTTTGGATGTCACATTGGCGGCGTGGTGGGCTTCACGTCAGTGATCGGAGCAGCTGTATTCGTCGGCGGCGAGTATTATTTCGAAAACGTGCCATCGGTAAAAAGTCGTAA CATTACGTGCTCATCGACCTTGGATTCTCGT gTCTATGGTcgttttggaattttttacttttcatttaTCTAG
- the LOC100572213 gene encoding phosphoribosyl pyrophosphate synthase-associated protein 2-like (The RefSeq protein has 1 substitution compared to this genomic sequence): MDITTSTDIMIISGNSHLELANLVARRLGVKPARCAISYTTNRETSVQISDSVRGKDIYIIQTGSKDVNNNIMELLIMAYACKTSSAKSIVGVIPYLPYSKQCKMRKRGSIVSKLLAKMLCSSGLTHVITMDLHQKEIQGFFECPVDNLRASPFLLQYIQECIPDYRNAVIVARNPGSAKKATSYAERLRLGIAVIHGEQKESDSDMVDGRNSPPPSTSRSRTMDVGVGVPQHPAKEKPPINVVGDVGGRIAIMVDDMVDDVASFVAAAEVLKERGAYKIYVLATHGLLSSDAPRLIESSPIDEVVVTNTIPHEIQKMQCHKIKTVDISILLSESIRRIHNKESMSYLFKNVTLED, from the exons ATGGACATAACTACATCTACGGACATCATGATAATTAGCGGAAATTCGCACCTCGAACTAGCTAACTTGGTCGCtcg tCGACTTGGTGTCAAACCGGCTCGGTGCGCCGTTTCTTATACCACAAACCGAGAAACATCTGTCCAAATAAGTGATTCCGTACGTGGAAAAGACATATACATCATTCAAACTGGTTCAaa agatgtaaataataatataatggaactCTTGATCATGGCATATGCATGCAAAACTTCTTCTGCCAAAAGCATTGTTGGAGTTATTCCTTATCTTCCCTACAGtaaacaat GTAAAATGCGAAAACGTGGTTCTATTGTGTCCAAGCTTTTGGCAAAGATGTTGTGTTCGTCAGGCTTAACTCATGTGATTACAATGGATCTTCACCAAAAAGAAATTCAAGGCTTTTTTGAATGTCCAGTCGACAATTTGAGAGCATCACCATTCcttttacaatatattcaaGAATGT attcCTGATTATCGTAATGCCGTGATTGTTGCAAGAAATCCCGGATCAGCAAAAAAAGCTACATCATATGCTGAACGTTTACGTTTAGGAATTGCTGTTATTCACGGAGAACAGAAAGAATCTGATTCCGATATGGTTGATGGAAGAAATTCTCCGCCACCATCAACATCTCGTTCAAGAACGATGGATGTTGGAGTAGGAGTACCACAGCATCCAGCCAAAGAAAAACCTCCTATTAATGTAGTGGGAGATGTTGGTGGCCGTATAGCTATTATGGtg gATGATATGGTAGATGATGTTGCATCGTTTGTAGCTGCTGCTGAAGTATTGAAAGAACGTGGTGcttataaaatttatgttttagcTACTCACGGTCTTTTATCTTCTGATGCTCCAAGACTTATTGAATCTTCGCCAATTGatgaa gtggtTGTGACAAATACAATTCCTCATGAAATCCAAAAAATGCAATGTCACAAAATCAAAACTGTGgacataagtattttattatcagaATCTATTCGCAGAATTCATAATAAAGAGTCcatgtcatatttatttaaaaatgtcacattagaagactaa
- the LOC100162341 gene encoding uncharacterized protein LOC100162341 (The RefSeq protein has 2 substitutions compared to this genomic sequence), translating into MLYKQGTKKLLQTLQPSGVDKENLVGTGRFHKHNSDPKILKPQFKTEVDVKSNENKSIVAKVNPSLYKKLIIEDLTSVVGPSEKYWEVTAEHRRKALEEVLEQNRKLLTIVMALEKENASCKKLLEQTTDLVNTLKEVLNEEYHKSIEDYVDDDISSITSNQINSTEDFSGSESE; encoded by the exons ATGCTCTACAAACAAGGTACCAAAAAGTTATTGCAGACATTGCAGCCGTCTGGCGTCGACAAAGAAAATTTAGTTGGAACTGGCAGATTTCATAAACACaa TTCTGATCCTAAAATATTGAAGCCACAATTTAAGACTGAAGTAGATGTTAAATCCAATGAAAATAAGTCTATAGTTGCAAAAGTAAATCCATCTCTCTACAAGAAGTTAATTATTGAAGATCTCACTAGCGTTG TTGGTCCTAGTGAAAAATATTGGGAGGTTACTGCAGAACATCGTAGGAAGGCTTTGGAAGAAGTGCTTGAACAAAATCGTAAATTACTTACCATAGTCATGGCATTGGAAAAAGAAAATGCATCTTGTAAAAAATTACTCGAACAAACAACTGATCTCGTTAACACATTAAAG gaAGTACTAAATGAAGAATATCATAAATCAACTGAAGATTATGTCGATGATGACATTTCATCAATCACCTCAAATCAAATTAACAGCAACGAGGATTTTTCCGGCAGTGAatctgaataa